CGTCATTGTCTTGGTAGTATATATTGTCCCGGTTTTTGAGAGTATGTATGCGAATTTTGGTGCTCAGTTACCAGCGCTGACCGCAAACGTCGTGGAACTGAGCCGAACTGCTAGGGAGTATGCACTACTGTGGGCGACCCTGTTGGTTATGATACTCGCGATAGTTCCATCACTTCTGTTGTCTTCTCAGGCCCGAATCTATTGGCACAGACTGCTCCTTCAAATTCCGATCCTTAAAAACCTGATAATCAAATTGGTTACCATGCGTTATTGCCGCACACTCGGCTCCCTGTTGACAACCGGCGTGGACATACTGCTGGCAACCGATGTTGCGGCCCGAAGTTGTGGTAATCTTATCCAGCAACGCCTGCTCCTGGAGGTCCCTGGCGATTTGATGTCGGGACAAAGCTTATATGACTCGCTCCTTACGCATGCTGCTTTTCCGAAACCGGCACTACGCCTCGTGGCAGCCGGCGAAAAGACGGGACAACTTGGGCAATCACTTCTTCGCGCCGCAGATTTTTACGAGAAAGAGACCACAGCCTCAATTGCCACACTGACCAGTCTGATTGAGCCGATCATAATCATTCTCCTGGGGATTGTGGTCGCCTTCCTGCTCGTGGCGTTGTATTTACCACTCTTTGATCTTGTTGGTTCTATACAATAAAACAGGGAATCTGATGGCCATTAATGCATTTTCGCCGAAAATGAGCCTTCAAAGGGCACTTTACTTGGTCGAGGTACTCGCCTATTTTGATTTCATCTGGTGTACGGTGGGGTTACCGATAGGTTATACTGCTCCCCATCTGCTACGCACTAATGGGGAGCAGTATACTTCCGATATCAAGGGAGGCTTGACCATAATTGTAGGACTTTATCGCCACAAAGACTCCCATATTGAGTGCCCACATCTTCTTGACGTATTCGCAGAGATCCACTCTAAATGCGTGGAGCGCTTACGGCTAATGTTCAGACTACCACAGAAAACCTCAAGTGAATTGCGAGGGTGCTTCATGGTGTAGATACTAGGTGCTCTGCTATCATGTCGGAAAGTATTCTACTCTGAGGCGCAGATTTCCTATTTCGGAGTGCCAAAAAGTGGCACCAGTATGTCACATATTGAAGGCAGTGGATATAGGGCTTTGGTGGAGTGAACAATTCTGCGATCAAGTTGCCGCCTTGGGTCGCGCTCGCCACGATCCGGGCGGTTTTGGTCGCTGTGGATAGGAAGTAAGGAGTGCCTCAGAGGTAGATTATTAGTACTTCCAATCGTACGTTTCTGTTAAAGGTCTTAATAGGATTACTGGTTGCGATTGCCAGTATTGCCGGGGGCGTCTACCTGGGTAATGCGTTATCGGAATCGTCGCCCAATGAGTCATTTACTCCGGTTGATGGTCAGACACCGAGCGTTGGTCCGCCCCAGATGAATCTACTCCCTGGCGATTTGTTTCCCGCTGAGCCGGCGAATATTGGCCAGCTGTCTACAGACTTTTCTGCAATTCTGAAAGATCGGGAGGCTCTCGTCCTATT
This genomic interval from bacterium contains the following:
- a CDS encoding type II secretion system F family protein produces the protein MARFRYTGTLPDGNPVAGEESAQSEAELAVKLLQRGVTLEQTFPALSLPQKLVIRLFKSAEVTRITRQIALLLENRISVLESLELAREGTSDRLLSQVLFSLSEKIRQGRPVAEAFAQFPDIFDSLYVSMLSAGELSGTLEQSFTRLAGYREQQETAMKKLRGAMAYPLLVSLVAVAVVIVLVVYIVPVFESMYANFGAQLPALTANVVELSRTAREYALLWATLLVMILAIVPSLLLSSQARIYWHRLLLQIPILKNLIIKLVTMRYCRTLGSLLTTGVDILLATDVAARSCGNLIQQRLLLEVPGDLMSGQSLYDSLLTHAAFPKPALRLVAAGEKTGQLGQSLLRAADFYEKETTASIATLTSLIEPIIIILLGIVVAFLLVALYLPLFDLVGSIQ